The region CACGGCGAGAGCGCGGAGCTCGTGCTCGAGCGCCGCGTCGCGCACGACGCGCTCGCCGTCTGGCCGTACTTCGCGGAAGCGCGCGAGCTCGGGATGTGGTTCGGCGGCTACGCGGGCGACCCCGACTCGGGTGAAGTGGTCGTCTCGATGAGCGCCGAGGAGGACGACGCGACGATCGCCGTCGAGATCCTCGACTGCGCCGCGCCCGAGCACCTCGCGGTGCGCACGCACGACGAGCACGGCTCGTGGAGCCTCGAGGTCGAGCTCATCGACGGCGGGCACGAGCAGGGCTCGGGCACGACCGTGCGCTTCACGCACCACGACGTCGCGCTCGCGGCGCTGCCCGACATCGGGCCGGGGTGGGAGTGGTATCTCGACCGGCTCGTCGCCGCGCTCGGCGGGCAGCCGATGCCCGAGTGGGACGACTACTACCCGGCGCTGCGGGACGCGTACACGCGCTGACAGCGGGCGGGGCGGCCGCTATCGCGACCGCACCGCCTTCTCCGCCATCTGCACGACGTTGTCGAGCAGCATGACGCGCGTCATCGGGCCGACGCCGCCCGGCACGGGCGAGATCCAGCCGGCGACCTCGCGCACGCCCGGGTCGACGTCGCCGAGCAGCTTGACCTTGCCGGTCTCGGCCGAGAGCCCGCGCGTGATGCCCACGTCGAGCACGGCCGCGCCGGGCTTGACCCAGCCAGCCTTGATGAGCCCCGGCACGCCGACCGCCGCGACGACGATGTCGGCCTCCCGCACCTGCGCCGCGAGGTCCGGCGTGCGCGAGTGGCAGAGCGTCACGGTCGCGTCGATGCCCTTGCGCGTCAGCAGCAGCCCGAGCGGCCGGCCGACCGTGAGCCCGCGGCCGACGATCGCGACCGTCGCGCCCGCGATCTCGATGTCGTGCCGGCGCAGCATCTGCACGATGCCCGCGGGCGTGCACGGCAGCGGCGACTCGATCGGGCCATCGACGCCGAGCACGAGCCGCCCGAGGTTCTCTGGGTGGAGGCCGTCGGCATCCTTCGCCGGATCCATGAGCCCGAGCATCGCGTGCTCGTCGTGCCCCGCCGGCAGCGGCAGCTGGATGATGTAGCCCGTCACCTCGCGCGCGCTGTTGAGGTCGCGGATCGCGGCCTCGACGTCGGCGCTCGACGCGCTCGAGGGCAGGTCGACGCGGATCGACTCGATGCCCACCTCGGCGCAGTCCCGGTGCTTGCCCTTGACGTACGACTGGCTGCCGGGATCGTCGCCGACGAGCAGGGTGCCGAGCCCGGGCGTCACGCCCTTGCCGCGCAGCACGTCGACGCGCTCGCGCAGCTCGTCCTTGATCGCGGCCGCGGTGCGGTTGCCATCGAGGACCTGCGCCGTCATCGGTCGACGCTCGAGCCGAGCTCGTGCACCGCCTCCGGCTCCCCGGAGGGCCCGACGCCCGGGTAGAGCGGGAACGCGTCGGCGAGCTTCGTCACCCGCGCGCGGAGCGCATCCAGGTCGGCTCCGGGCAGCAGCGCGAGCGCGATGATGTCGGCGACCTCGGTGAACTCCTCGTCGCCGAAGCCGCGCGTCGCGAGCGCGGGCGTGCCGATGCGGAGGCCGCTCGTCACCATCGGCGGGCGCGGGTCGTTCGGCACCGCGTTGCGGTTGACGGTGATGCGGATGTCGTGCAGGAGGTCCTCGGCCTGCTTGCCGTCGATCGCGGCGTCGCGGAGGTCGACGAGCACGAGGTGCACGTCGGTGCCGTCCGAGCGCACGGTGATGCCCGCATCCCGCACGTCCTGCTGCATGAGGCGCTCGGCGAGGATGTGCGCGCCGCGCAGGGTGCGCTCCTGGCGCTCCTTGAACTCCTCGGAGCCGGCGAGCTTGAACGCGGTCGCCTTCGCCGCGATGACGTGCATGAGCGGGCCGCCCTGCTGGCCGGGGAAGACCGCGGAGTTGAGCTTCTTCGCGATGTCCGCCTCGTTCGTGAGGATGAAGCCCGAGCGGGGGCCGCCGATCGTCTTGTGCACGGTCGACGAGACGACGTGCGCGTGCGGCACGGG is a window of Agrococcus sp. Marseille-Q4369 DNA encoding:
- a CDS encoding SRPBCC domain-containing protein — protein: MAIEATGTVTEHGESAELVLERRVAHDALAVWPYFAEARELGMWFGGYAGDPDSGEVVVSMSAEEDDATIAVEILDCAAPEHLAVRTHDEHGSWSLEVELIDGGHEQGSGTTVRFTHHDVALAALPDIGPGWEWYLDRLVAALGGQPMPEWDDYYPALRDAYTR
- a CDS encoding bifunctional methylenetetrahydrofolate dehydrogenase/methenyltetrahydrofolate cyclohydrolase, which produces MTAQVLDGNRTAAAIKDELRERVDVLRGKGVTPGLGTLLVGDDPGSQSYVKGKHRDCAEVGIESIRVDLPSSASSADVEAAIRDLNSAREVTGYIIQLPLPAGHDEHAMLGLMDPAKDADGLHPENLGRLVLGVDGPIESPLPCTPAGIVQMLRRHDIEIAGATVAIVGRGLTVGRPLGLLLTRKGIDATVTLCHSRTPDLAAQVREADIVVAAVGVPGLIKAGWVKPGAAVLDVGITRGLSAETGKVKLLGDVDPGVREVAGWISPVPGGVGPMTRVMLLDNVVQMAEKAVRSR
- the glyA gene encoding serine hydroxymethyltransferase encodes the protein MTDRLPSTFNSPLTEVDPEIAAVLQLELDRQRDYLEMIASENFVPIAVLEAAGSVLTNKYAEGYPGRRYYGGCEHVDVAESLAIERAKALFGAEFANVQPHSGATANAAVLHAIARPGDTILGLSLDHGGHLTHGMKINFSGRLYDIVAYGVDEATSRVDMDEVRRLAQEHKPKVIIAGWSAYPRQLDFAAFREIADEVGALLWVDMAHFAGLVAAGLHPNPVPHAHVVSSTVHKTIGGPRSGFILTNEADIAKKLNSAVFPGQQGGPLMHVIAAKATAFKLAGSEEFKERQERTLRGAHILAERLMQQDVRDAGITVRSDGTDVHLVLVDLRDAAIDGKQAEDLLHDIRITVNRNAVPNDPRPPMVTSGLRIGTPALATRGFGDEEFTEVADIIALALLPGADLDALRARVTKLADAFPLYPGVGPSGEPEAVHELGSSVDR